A genomic window from Vitis riparia cultivar Riparia Gloire de Montpellier isolate 1030 chromosome 18, EGFV_Vit.rip_1.0, whole genome shotgun sequence includes:
- the LOC117906828 gene encoding probable receptor-like protein kinase At1g11050, producing MGTFVFLISYIVFLSLFVFSVDSASSSCPIDLGYVETYPWDTSSCRSGDQDHCCMALLSLFGMGLAQHLKETSMFQLPTAAVSSSCLSELQTRLSAMAFQPSLVSICFKNSTQFVANSSSCAGIITKEDWIKRVGEKTALDSSCKDLTGLVQCGSCLDAGMKVNSQLQALAPNSTKCFYFTILYAAGIVNELGPQDGTTAACILGLPLSNSKTGETSNHLSQETLFKLIFGFLGAFMVVLFALGSVVLYRIWQKKKKNAFHEEFVSSMQARVLPNTGAKWYHIAEIERATDGFSQKNFIGQGAYGAVHKGTLSDGTLVAVKQILDLDSQGDEEFSNEVEIISKIRHRNLLSLRGCCVTSDDCKGKGVAYLHDGIKPAIYHRDIKTTNILLDLEMKAKVADFGLAKQSREGQSHLTTRVAGTHGYLAPEYALYGQLTEKSDVYSFGIVILETMSGRKVLDTSSSSMVLITDWAWMLVKSGKVEEVFDDFIRKEGPKGVMERFVLVGILCAHVMVAFRPTIAEALKMLEGDIDIPRLPDRPWPLSHEAFRSSLQCSFLTNERSRPSTSMSTI from the exons ATGGGCACCTTCGTATTCTTGATCTCTTACATTGTTTTCCTCTCTTTATTCGTCTTCTCAGTTGATTCTGCATCTTCTTCTTGTCCCATAGATCTTGGCTATGTCGAGACCTACCCATGGGACACCTCTTCGTGCCGCAGTGGGGATCAAGACCACTGCTGCATGGCCCTTCTCAGTCTCTTTGGCATGGGCCTTGCACAGCACCTGAAAGAAACTTCCATGTTTCAGCTCCCCACTGCTGCTGTCTCATCTTCTTGCCTCTCAGAATTGCAGACTAGGCTCTCTGCCATGGCGTTCCAACCGTCTTTAGTCTCTATATGCTTCAAGAACTCGACTCAGTTTGTTGCTAATTCCTCGAGCTGTGCTGGAATCATCACGAAAGAAGATTGGATCAAAAGGGTTGGGGAAAAGACTGCCTTGGATTCATCTTGCAAGGACCTGACTGGACTTGTCCAGTGCGGCTCCTGCCTCGATGCTGGGATGAAGGTGAATTCCCAGTTGCAGGCTCTTGCTCCAAATTCCACTAAATGCTTTTACTTCACTATTCTGTATGCTGCAGGCATTGTTAATGAGTTAGGCCCTCAGGATGGCACCACTGCTGCTTGCATACTAGGCTTGCCTTTGTCTAACTCCAAAACTGGTGAAACCTCTAATCATCTGAGCCAAGAGACtttattcaaattgattttcgGGTTCTTGGGTGCTTTTATGGTTGTTTTGTTTGCCTTGGGATCAGTAGTGCTGTACAGGATTTggcaaaagaagaagaaaaacgcCTTCCATGAAGAATTTGTGAGCAGCATGCAGGCTAGAGTTTTACCGAACACTGGTGCAAAATGGTATCATATCGCTGAAATTGAACGAGCCACAGATGGATTTTCACAGAAGAATTTTATTGGCCAAGGCGCATATGGGGCTGTACACAAGGGCACCCTTTCTGATGGCACTTTAGTTGCAGTGAAACAAATTCTTGATTTGGATTCTCAAGGGGATGAGGAATTTTCCAATGAGGTTGAGATCATAAGCAAAATAAGGCACAGGAACCTTCTTTCTCTTCGGGGTTGCTGCGTTACAAGTGACGACTGTAAAG GAAAAGGGGTCGCTTACTTGCATGATGGAATCAAACCTGCCATTTATCATCGAGATATCAAGACAACTAACATACTTTTGGACTTggaaatgaaagcaaaagtGGCAGATTTTGGGTTAGCCAAGCAAAGTAGAGAAGGTCAGTCTCATCTCACCACAAGGGTAGCTGGTACACATGGATATCTAGCACCAGAGTATGCTCTCTATGGACAATTAACAGAAAAAAGCGATGTTTACAGCTTTGGGATCGTGATTCTTGAAACTATGAGTGGGAGGAAGGTGTTGGATACATCAAGTTCTTCCATGGTTTTGATCACAGATTGGGCTTGGATGCTTGTTAAATCAGGAAAAGTGGAAGAGGTTTTTGACGACTTCATAAGAAAGGAAGGACCAAAAGGTGTCATGGAGAGATTTGTTCTCGTTGGGATTCTTTGTGCACATGTGATGGTGGCTTTTAGACCTACCATTGCAGAGGCTCTAAAGATGCTGGAAGGTGATATTGACATTCCAAGATTACCAGACAGGCCATGGCCTCTTAGCCATGAGGCATTTCGATCTTCTTTGCAGTGTAGTTTTTTAACAAATGAGAGATCAAGACCCAGCACAAGCATGAGTACGATATAA
- the LOC117906830 gene encoding pentatricopeptide repeat-containing protein At1g77360, mitochondrial, with protein sequence MLKIQNCQNKWSLGWNILARMCSSGEIIKETADPTKRICKIMISCPKLELDTSLSESGIRVSPIVVENVLKRFENAGMLAYQFFEWAGKQRNYMHSIRAYHTMIESLAKIRQYQIMWDLVNKMRSLKILNVETFCIIMRKYARSQKVKEAVYTFNIMEKYDVPPNLAAFNSLLSALCKSKNVVKAQEIFNGMKDQFIPDSKTYSILLEGWGKAPNLPKAREIFREMVDMGCDPDIVTYGIMVDILCKAGRVDEAVGIVKEMDSSVCKPTSFIYSVLVHTYGIENRIEDAVYTFLDMERNEIEADVAVYNALIGAFCKVNKLKNAYRVLNEMDCKGIRPNSRTCNIILNSLISCGDTDEAFRVFRRMIKVCDPDADTYTMMIKMFCENDKLEMALKVWKYMRLKQFVPSMHTFSVLINGLCKKGNASKACILLEEMIEKGIRPSSVTFGKLKQLLIKEGREDVLEFLQEKMNLLVKEPLCDQEIIANELNILINVAE encoded by the coding sequence ATGCTTAAAATTCAGAACTGTCAGAATAAATGGTCACTGGGATGGAATATTTTGGCCAGAATGTGCAGTTCTGGTGAAATAATAAAGGAGACTGCAGATCCAACTAAAAGGATAtgtaaaattatgatttcttgCCCAAAATTAGAGCTTGATACTTCCCTTAGTGAAAGTGGGATCAGGGTATCACCAATTGTGGTTGAGAATGTCCTCAAGAGATTTGAGAATGCTGGAATGCTAgcttatcaattttttgaatggGCTGGAAAGCAACGAAATTACATGCATAGTATCAGAGCTTACCATACCATGATAGAGTCTCTGGCTAAGATAAGGCAGTATCAAATCATGTGGGATCTTGTAAATAAAATGAGGAGCCTGAAGATACTAAATGTTGAGACGTTTTGCATTATAATGAGAAAGTACGCGAGGTCTCAGAAGGTGAAAGAGGCAGTTTACACATTCAACATCATGGAAAAATATGATGTTCCTCCAAATCTGGCAGCATTTAATAGTCTTTTAAGTGCTCTGTGCAAGTCCAAGAATGTTGTAAAGGCTCAGGAGATCTTCAATGGTATGAAAGACCAATTTATTCCTGATTCAAAAACTTATAGTATATTACTTGAGGGGTGGGGAAAGGCTCCAAATCTGCCCAAGGCGAGAGAAATTTTCAGAGAAATGGTTGACATGGGTTGCGACCCTGATATTGTGACCTATGGTATCATGGTTGACATACTTTGCAAGGCAGGGCGGGTTGATGAAGCAGTTGGAATTGTTAAAGAAATGGATTCTAGTGTTTGTAAGCCAACATCTTTTATTTATAGTGTTCTGGTTCATACTTATGGGATAGAAAATCGAATCGAAGATGCCGTTTATACGTTTTTAGATATGGAAAGGAATGAAATTGAGGCTGATGTGGCAGTTTATAATGCATTGATTGGTGCTTTCTGTAAAGTAAACAAACTCAAGAATGCATATAGGGTTTTAAATGAGATGGATTGCAAGGGGATCAGACCTAATTCCAGGACCTGCAATATTATCCTAAACAGCTTAATCAGTTGTGGGGATACTGATGAGGCTTTTAGGGTCTTCCGCAGAATGATCAAGGTTTGTGATCCAGATGCAGACACATACACAATGATGATAAAAATGTTTTGTGAGAATGATAAGCTAGAGATGGCTCTTAAAGTGTGGAAATACATGAGGTTGAAGCAGTTTGTTCCTAGCATGCATACTTTTTCAGTTCTTATTAATGGACTGTGTAAAAAGGGTAATGCTTCCAAAGCTTGCATCTTATTGGAAGAGATGATAGAGAAGGGTATTCGGCCATCAAGTGTGACATTTGGGAAGTTAAAACAATTACTTATAAAGGAAGGGAGAGAAGATGTACTTGAATTTCTTCAAGAGAAAATGAATCTCTTGGTCAAGGAGCCTTTATGTGATCAAGAAATTATTGCTAATGAGCTGAATATACTGATCAATGTTGCTGAGTAG